The Cydia amplana chromosome 20, ilCydAmpl1.1, whole genome shotgun sequence nucleotide sequence TTTCCGTAGATTTGGCAAGCTTGTCTACAAGTTCGTTACCAAAAATTCCTGAATGTCCCGGAACCCAGCAAAATTCAACAgtaatatttctatttaataaagaaCTTAAACAACTTCTTAACttataaatcaaataatttacaGATCCActtacacatttatttttaagtgctTGTAAAGCACTCATGGAATCTGATAGAATTAAAAACTTATtctcatttatataattttcatgAATGTATTCTAAAGCGTAAATAATGCCTAATACTTCAGCGGAAAATACTGAAAAATAACTACTACATTCGAAAACCTTTCCTATGTTCAAAAAAGAGTCATAAAATGCAAAACTGGTCCTATCTTTAGTTTCAGATCCGTCAGtatataatttaacaaaatcagTCTTATCATCAAGAAACTCCAAAAAGTCATATTTCGATTCAAATTTGACCAGTTCAACCACCACGTCTCGCATAATATCATTGTATTCATGTTCAAAACAGGGAAGCAAATTAGACCAGTAGACTATATCTTGAAATTCAAAGTTTAAATAAGTTATAACATCACTTATGGAAGAAGAATTAGGAAAcgctattaaattataatttggaatatttacattatttaaatatctaTAAGTAACATCGTTATCACGACTAACCAACTTAAGACCATACTTGTCAGTGATATAACATCTGCGTACAAATAAAGGAACAATGCCAGCCTCTATTTCCAAAGAATTAATTGGAGATGACATCATAGCTCCAGTAATAATTCGTAGCGCCCTATTTTGGATAATATCTAATTTCCTTAAAAGATGGGTATTCGCATCagcaaaaaacatacaaccataATCGAAATGACTTCTAATTGTCGCGATATATATCGTTTTAAGGACCTTAGGATCTGCTCCCCATTTTACTCCAGTTAACGACTTCAATATGTTTAAACCCAATTCGGCTCTTTTAGAAATTGTATCAATATGAGTTTTCCAGGAAAGATCATAATCAAGAAATAGGCCAACGTATTTGACAAAAGACTGAGCAGGAATAACTTTAGAATTGTATAAAATTTGAGGAGAATGTAAGCCATTTTGAGAAAAGAGAATTACAGAAGATTTGGAAACATTAACCTCAAGTTTTAGGAAATTTGTTAATATGTTATGAATATTACGTAGACAACTGTTCATAATAGATTCACCAATTTTTATGtctttacaatttacatataaCACCAAATCATCAGCGTAAAATAAGTTCTTAACAGAAGCCGGAATTTGTTTCATGAAACAAACCAAACTTAGAATGAATATAAGAGGAGATAATACAGAACCTTGAGGAGTACCCTTTGTAGAAACTTTAGAACCTATTAACGAAGATCTAACTTTTAGAGTTAAATATCGattattaagaaaattgaataACCAACGTAAAATATGTCCAGGAAACCCTAATAAAGACAAACTTTTAATAAGGTATGAGTGATTTATGTTATCAAACGCCCCTTTGATGTCTAAAAAAACCGCCAAAGTATATTGGTTAGAACGAAAATTGTTCTTAACATCCCCAATTAAACAACTTAAGTTATCTATTGTGCTTTTACCTTTTCGAAAACCATATTGAGTACTTGGAATGACTTTGCTATTTTCAGAAAACCACTCTAGTCTATTTTTTAACATGGTTTCAAAAACTTTCGCAAAGCAAGATGTTAAGGAAATAGGCCTATATGACTCAACACAATTAGAATCCTTATAAGGTTTTAGTATCGGAACGACATGTTGCGTTTTCCACGTTGGGGGAATACAATGACTCTGccacaaattattaaatattttacacagtATTTCCTTAGCATGAAGAGGTAAGTTTTTAATCACTTTGTAAGAAATTAAATCAGGACCAGGTgaagtttcttttttattttctaatgcaGCTAAAAACTCACTAATAGAAAATGGGTTGACCATCCATTGAGCTTCCGGGCGGCCACGATTCTCAAAGTACTCATTAAGGTCACTATTTGATACATGATTATTGTCAGAAGCAATTTTGTCTAAAAACAATGTCGCATTGtcaggattttgaaagaaattgggGGATGAAGAAACGGAATTAAGTTTTGCATGTTTAAATCTTCGTATATAATCCCAAATTATTTTACTCATGTCATGCGATTAAAGGAGGAACAAAGATTCAACCAACTCACGcgtttaatttcaaataatgtTCTTTTCTTTAAAGCATCTAGTTTTTTGTATATAATGAAATTTTCCATAGAAGGATATTGTTTGTAAGATCGTAAGGCAATTTTAGCTTGTAACACTACACGGTCACATTCATCATTCCACCACGGGGTAGCTTTTAAGCATTTATTCTTATGATGGTAACATTTTTTAGCAAATGTCATTAATATGTCATGTAAAATACTCAAATACTTTGTATAGTTTTCTAGAGGGTTTTCTACAAATTGAAAAACTTCAAATTTATCATTACATAACTTGTTAAACTTACACCAGTCAATCTTTTTAAAATTTACCTTAGCTAGAGAATTATCATCTTGTTGAGGATTAGATAAGTTATTAGAATAACATGTAGGAGTGGGCGAGTCAAAAACTACACTAATGAGCAAAGGGAAGTGATTACTACTAAGAAGATCATCAAGAACAGATACCGAACAACTAGAACTAAGAGCTCGGGATGCGAATACCAAATCCAAAACATTACCTTGTTGGCCAAACGGAGCGAAAGTGGTAATAGTGCCatcattcaaacaaattaaatcagAATTCTCCACATAAGCATGAAGAGCTTTACCCCTTCCATCATTGACTCTTGAACTCCAAGATGAGTGATGTGCGTTGAAGTCACCTATTATCAGACGATTATTACTTACAAATTTTGAACACGAATCTTTCAATGAATCTATAGTAAACTTACCATTCGGAGGTGGAGGAGCATATACACATAACATATCTAGAGAAAaattattaatgttaatattaattaatatattttgaaaatggtACTGTGATAAAGTGTTGACAATATTGAACTTGTATTTGGAACGAATTGCAATTGCAACACCGCCATGCGGATGGTTAGAGTCTCTTCTAATTACAGTAAACCCgggcaatttaataattttgctCGGGGTCAGCCAAGTTTCATTAAATAGTATGATGTCAACACTCTCGTCACAGCCATGCAAAAAATGTACAAGTTGACCCAGTTTTGGAAATAGACTTCTGGAGTTCCAAtgaagtatttttaattgtttgatACCCAACCTGTCCATAGTTTAAGTAGTAAAACTTGTTACAAGCACCTCTTTAATCATTTGGGAGGATATTGGCATAGGACCGGAGGAAGAATTTTTGACTTCTTTTTTCTTCATTAATTCTAAAATTGTTTTGGTGATTGCATTAAGGACAATATCAGAATTAATAATGTCAGCAATCATAGCACGTCCGTGAGGTGTTTTAGCAGGAGTTTTTGGAATCTTACTATTTAGATTATTACTGCTATTAGGTGCTACAGCTACTGCAGCTGCAGTTGCATAAGAGAATTTGCCATTTATCTTGTTCTTAATTTGTGCATTTTTTTCTGCCTTAACTGGACAGGTATAAGAAACTGCCGAATGGGGTCCACTACAGTTTGAGCACTTGAAGTCTGCTGGTGTGGTACATTCCTTGTAAAAATGTCCCGCCGAACAAATGGAACATACTTGAGTGCTTTTACAAGCTCCGCTGCCATGTCCGAACTTATAACACCTGAAGCACTGTAGCAAGGGTCTGATGTATTCCTGAACAGGCATCCAGATATGATCGTAGATTACATGGTCGGGTCTAGACGAGGTCATAAATGTAACCAGGACAGTTGGGAGTGGTTTGTATTGCCCATTGTCCTGTTTTTTCGTAAAGCGCTTTACACCAAGAATCATACAACTCGCTTTCAAGTCCTCGAGCAATGTCTCTTCACTTAGATCCACGGGAGCACGAATAATTCCTTGGCACTCTATGCTGTCATATGGGATTGTTGCCTTCCAAGTATTTGCTTGTAGTACTGGTTTGTTTAGCAAAAATGCATTTGCATCTTTGGCACATCCGAAATAAACTTTGACAAAAAAGTTACCCGCCGCCTTTACATATTGCACCCCAGTAATCTCTTTTAATATTCCATTAACTTTGAGGATGTCCATGGGGACTTTATGAGCCAGTTCATTAGAAGCAGATTGTAGCAGTACGGGGTACTCTCTTTTAGTCAAATCTTCATATATGGGGTTGTGGTCTTTGAAGAGACCGCGACGACTTTGTATGTATGTCATTTTTTGCTTACATGATGTGACTTCTGTATCGGAAACATCTTTATTTCTCCTTTTTGTTGTAGTTTTGGCGGCATCTGTTTCCATGGGGGAGGGGCCGCCGCCCGCACCCCCGCGTCCTGGGCTCATTCAATGAATATAATCACAAATTCAATTAACAGCAATTATTGATAATTAATAAGGAAAAATATGTTggttttgtcaataaaaaaggACTTTAAACACTataattgaaatattttcagTAAATCCGCCTTGTTTTATCGGTTTCCCGCCCTTTTTTTCCTGTCATTCAccatccacattccacagataaaacacagatgacacgcgttttggaattattcgaacacagtgttgctaacccgcgatttttcaaatttgccgccttttactactgacaagatttggttgacggactttattataatgttggtaccgcgactatttagctGTCtaaaataggttggcgtattttcagcagaaaaatacacttcttttttttaaggcggcaaagcaaatattcaatggttttacttttttctgtgataattagaccgttgctccggtaaataatttctatttcttgcaccatttttgagaaaaacactatatatgactcggctggaaggctacttgctggcttcggattcaattaaacggactcccaaggtcgtccgtttaaaacgaatcctcagccagcaagtagctacttccgaacctcgacaataatgtactatctattaaatttacattccaaacaaaacaaaacaaagtgtTTCTACTAAATACTGGTTTAGGGTCCGTAATTTTCATCCTTCCAAACTACGTTCAGCGTCGTTCCCATTAAATGCAATGCAATCTACTAAATAAGTCCACTagagaaatgtaaataaaataaagatgggAATCGAGCGGAGTCGCCCAAACGTTCCCAACATTTGCCCCTTAAATAATACATGACGGACAGATGTCGCTAGGGGGCAAAATGGCGGAAATATTATGCAGTGTTTTGGCAAAAGCGCAAAATAGAGATAGCCCACGTATGTAAATGTCGGTGTAAGGAATAAATTTGGGAGAGGAATTTTATATCAATGTGTGTAGTATATATGCGGCATGCgcaaaaataggtacataattttgcAAATTATTTGTGTAGGTAGAAAAACCCTACGAAAAACCTCAAATATCTGTAAGACCATCAACTAGT carries:
- the LOC134657484 gene encoding uncharacterized protein LOC134657484, whose translation is MSPGRGGAGGGPSPMETDAAKTTTKRRNKDVSDTEVTSCKQKMTYIQSRRGLFKDHNPIYEDLTKREYPVLLQSASNELAHKVPMDILKVNGILKEITGVQYVKAAGNFFVKVYFGCAKDANAFLLNKPVLQANTWKATIPYDSIECQGIIRAPVDLSEETLLEDLKASCMILGVKRFTKKQDNGQYKPLPTVLVTFMTSSRPDHVIYDHIWMPVQEYIRPLLQCFRCYKFGHGSGACKSTQVCSICSAGHFYKECTTPADFKCSNCSGPHSAVSYTCPVKAEKNAQIKNKINGKFSYATAAAVAVAPNSSNNLNSKIPKTPAKTPHGRAMIADIINSDIVLNAITKTILELMKKKEVKNSSSGPMPISSQMIKEVLVTSFTT